A genomic window from Salvia miltiorrhiza cultivar Shanhuang (shh) chromosome 5, IMPLAD_Smil_shh, whole genome shotgun sequence includes:
- the LOC131025105 gene encoding putative zinc finger protein At1g68190 isoform X1, which translates to MEKRCEFCAALRPVVFCKSDAAHLCLPCDAKVHSANALSYRHPRTLVCESCRNHPASLRCFHHQTFMCQSCHISRHASLDHCKKKLSCYVGCPSARDLADLWGFQIKQSVDNSDEVGNDGSQEKRLILQQILDLERLQLSDDSCLSSRVKERPGVKHEATWKEHGMLENQHLEHSDAEESLSSPFPQLDSLAGNGNPMAGDAFWQHRSPLHNNEIWAQNMQDLGVCDEVGCFEDVNIPDVDLTFQSFEELFGSEQEPTNSFEDENPSFHATKIEQSDKEMANSVSLFSVSRITGESSGSHSNDDDFFPRHVSCDQDITKLGDKENVTIRYKDKKISRHERQAPRSKSDFKKRGKSQVLKVEDDRGNVSRSF; encoded by the exons ATGGAGAAAAGGTGCGAATTCTGCGCGGCGTTGAGGCCGGTCGTGTTCTGCAAATCAGACGCGGCGCACCTCTGCCTCCCCTGCGACGCCAAGGTCCACTCGGCCAACGCCCTCTCCTACAGACATCCTCGTACCCTCGTCTGCGAATCCTGCCGGAATCACCCTGCATCGCTGCGTTGTTTCCACCACCAAACGTTCATGTGCCAGAGCTGCCACATCAGCCGCCACGCCTCCCTCGATCACTGCAAGAAGAAGCTCAGCTGCTATGTGGGATGCCCCTCTGCAAGGGATCTTGCCGACTTGTGGGGATTCCAAATCAAACAATCTGTTGATAACTCAGATGAG GTAGGAAATGATGGAAGCCAGGAAAAGAGGTTGATTCTGCAGCAGATCTTGGATTTGGAAAGGCTTCAGCTCTCTGATgattcatgtctatcatcgcgTGTCAAGGAGCGGCCGGGGGTGAAGCACGAGGCGACGTGGAAGGAGCATGGAATGCTCGAGAATCAGCATCTCGAGCATTCTGATGCCGAGGAGTCTCTGTCGTCTCCGTTTCCTCAGCTGGATAGCTTGGCCGGCAATGGGAATCCGATGGCTGGAGACGCCTTTTGGCAGCACAGAAGCCCTCTTCACAACAATGAG ATTTGGGCTCAAAATATGCAAGATTTGGGAGTTTGTGATGAGGTAGGGTGTTTTGAAGATGTGAACATCCCTGATGTTGATCTCACATTCCAAAGCTTTGAAGAGCTCTTTGGGAGTGAGCAAGAGCCCACCAACTCTTTTGAAGATGAGAATCCATCATTTCATGCCACTAAAATTGAG CAGAGTGACAAGGAAATGGCTAATTCGGTATCATTGTTTTCTGTCTCAAGAATCACCGGCGAAAGTAGTGGGTCCCACAGTAACGATGACGACTTCTTTCCTCGACACGTGTCGTGTGACCAAGACATTACAAAGTTGGGTGATAAAGAAAATGTCACAATAAGATACAAGGACAAGAAAATTTCAAG GCATGAAAGGCAAGCTCCAAGATCAAAGTCCGATTTCAAGAAAAGGGGAAAAAGTCAAGTTTTGAAAGTAGAAGATGATCGTGGTAATGTCTCTAGAAGCTTCTGA
- the LOC131025105 gene encoding putative zinc finger protein At1g68190 isoform X2, translated as MEKRCEFCAALRPVVFCKSDAAHLCLPCDAKVHSANALSYRHPRTLVCESCRNHPASLRCFHHQTFMCQSCHISRHASLDHCKKKLSCYVGCPSARDLADLWGFQIKQSVDNSDEVGNDGSQEKRLILQQILDLERLQLSDDSCLSSRVKERPGVKHEATWKEHGMLENQHLEHSDAEESLSSPFPQLDSLAGNGNPMAGDAFWQHRSPLHNNEIWAQNMQDLGVCDEVGCFEDVNIPDVDLTFQSFEELFGSEQEPTNSFEDENPSFHATKIESDKEMANSVSLFSVSRITGESSGSHSNDDDFFPRHVSCDQDITKLGDKENVTIRYKDKKISRHERQAPRSKSDFKKRGKSQVLKVEDDRGNVSRSF; from the exons ATGGAGAAAAGGTGCGAATTCTGCGCGGCGTTGAGGCCGGTCGTGTTCTGCAAATCAGACGCGGCGCACCTCTGCCTCCCCTGCGACGCCAAGGTCCACTCGGCCAACGCCCTCTCCTACAGACATCCTCGTACCCTCGTCTGCGAATCCTGCCGGAATCACCCTGCATCGCTGCGTTGTTTCCACCACCAAACGTTCATGTGCCAGAGCTGCCACATCAGCCGCCACGCCTCCCTCGATCACTGCAAGAAGAAGCTCAGCTGCTATGTGGGATGCCCCTCTGCAAGGGATCTTGCCGACTTGTGGGGATTCCAAATCAAACAATCTGTTGATAACTCAGATGAG GTAGGAAATGATGGAAGCCAGGAAAAGAGGTTGATTCTGCAGCAGATCTTGGATTTGGAAAGGCTTCAGCTCTCTGATgattcatgtctatcatcgcgTGTCAAGGAGCGGCCGGGGGTGAAGCACGAGGCGACGTGGAAGGAGCATGGAATGCTCGAGAATCAGCATCTCGAGCATTCTGATGCCGAGGAGTCTCTGTCGTCTCCGTTTCCTCAGCTGGATAGCTTGGCCGGCAATGGGAATCCGATGGCTGGAGACGCCTTTTGGCAGCACAGAAGCCCTCTTCACAACAATGAG ATTTGGGCTCAAAATATGCAAGATTTGGGAGTTTGTGATGAGGTAGGGTGTTTTGAAGATGTGAACATCCCTGATGTTGATCTCACATTCCAAAGCTTTGAAGAGCTCTTTGGGAGTGAGCAAGAGCCCACCAACTCTTTTGAAGATGAGAATCCATCATTTCATGCCACTAAAATTGAG AGTGACAAGGAAATGGCTAATTCGGTATCATTGTTTTCTGTCTCAAGAATCACCGGCGAAAGTAGTGGGTCCCACAGTAACGATGACGACTTCTTTCCTCGACACGTGTCGTGTGACCAAGACATTACAAAGTTGGGTGATAAAGAAAATGTCACAATAAGATACAAGGACAAGAAAATTTCAAG GCATGAAAGGCAAGCTCCAAGATCAAAGTCCGATTTCAAGAAAAGGGGAAAAAGTCAAGTTTTGAAAGTAGAAGATGATCGTGGTAATGTCTCTAGAAGCTTCTGA
- the LOC131026130 gene encoding uncharacterized protein LOC131026130 yields MEISSGGEELWIRVVRSIHGEVGNGRDTKFWVDRWVGGKPLSFAFPRLFRLCENMNASIEESGRWENGSWLWELKWRRELFDWEKGLLDDLIRCISVGSPCSGMSDEWRWKASKNGKFTTNSAYQIIAASRGDSHSNQLSHEVLAKVWDAPAPHKVKVTAWRCLRNRLATCCNLSKRHVDLSVEEAWCNSCILIEETNEHLFLTCGKSELIWDAIQKWIGISTARPKGVVQHFLMFSHLGRVSRLGALRFFLFLLVLTFRYFWYQLHA; encoded by the exons ATGGAGATATCTTCAGGGGGCGAGGAGCTGTGGATTAGGGTGGTGAGGTCTATCCACGGGGAG GTGGGGAATGGTAGGGATACGAAATTCTGGGTTGACAGGTGGGTGGGAGGAAAACCTTTGAGTTTTGCTTTCCCTAGACTCTTTCGGCTTTGTGAAAATATGAATGCATCTATTGAAGAGTCGGGAAGGTGGGAGAATGGGAGTTGGTTGTGGGAGCTTAAGTGGAGAAGGGAGTTATTTGATTGGGAGAAAGggcttcttgatgacttgaTTAGGTGTATCTCTGTTGGGTCTCCTTGTTCAGGTATGAGCGACGAGTGGAGATGGAAAGCGTCAAAGAATGGGAAGTTTACGACTAATTCGGCTTATCAAATCATCGCAGCAAGCAGAGGAGATTCACATTCTAACCAACTGTCACATGAGGTGTTAGCAAAGGTTTGGGATGCGCCGGCTCCACACAAGGTGAAGGTGACAGCATGGAGGTGCTTGAGGAATAGACTTGCTACTTGTTGCAATCTTTCCAAGAGACACGTTGATCTTTCGGTCGAAGAAGCTTGGTGCAACTCCTGTATTTTGATAGAGGAGACAAATGAACATCTCTTCCTTACATGTGGGAAATCTGAACTGATCTGGGATGCCATCCAAAAATGGATTGGCATCAGCACAGCAAGACCAAAAGGTGTGGTGCAGCATTTCTTGATGTTCAGCCATCTGGGAAGAG TTTCGAGACTTGGTGCTCTCcggttttttctctttcttcttgtatTAACTTTTAGGTACTTCTGGTACCAGCTTCATGCTTAA
- the LOC131025106 gene encoding E3 ubiquitin-protein ligase RHA2A-like — protein sequence MGLQTQLSDFSSESFLILMVMLVAKGVSYLHSLILTFLYNLGLLSPPSPFDAEGRDFVSAINDVVGSGLASLLVLCDQLSINRGRSYPNRPEDQDDADCVVCLNRLARGDHVRRLDCRHVFHKDCFDGWLEHLNFNCPLCRARVVSDDFVESTRRRVAGYLHDWFPPHGA from the coding sequence ATGGGGCTCCAGACCCAGCTCTCCGACTTCTCGTCGGAATCATTCCTCATCCTCATGGTGATGCTCGTCGCCAAGGGGGTGAGCTACCTCCACTCCCTAATCCTCACCTTCCTCTACAACCTCGGCCTCCtctcgccgccgtcgccgttcGACGCCGAGGGCCGCGACTTCGTCTCCGCGATCAACGACGTCGTCGGCTCCGGCCTGGCCAGCCTCCTCGTCCTCTGCGACCAGCTCAGCATAAACCGGGGCCGATCCTACCCGAACCGGCCCGAGGATCAGGACGACGCCGACTGCGTCGTGTGCCTGAACCGGCTCGCACGCGGCGACCACGTGCGCAGGCTCGACTGCCGCCACGTGTTCCACAAGGACTGCTTCGACGGCTGGCTCGAGCACCTCAACTTCAACTGCCCCCTCTGCCGCGCGCGGGTCGTCTCCGACGACTTCGTCGAGTCCACGCGGCGGCGCGTCGCCGGCTATCTGCACGACTGGTTCCCGCCTCACGGCGCGTGA